In Streptomyces sp. SN-593, a single genomic region encodes these proteins:
- a CDS encoding carbohydrate-binding protein, translating into MRRAGRAAAIAAALIATAATSSTAAAAGQPPTGAGPPHGPTATGDPWTLTSNSYAAQDITRTPFVGNGYLGERLPAVGQGYQGDLGPAGYQLDQQPKQRLTTSMVAGVYDKGLTSSVPGMEYMASLPTWTTMALGVDGHTLDAAVPQDRISGYRQRLDLAHGAVDTSMTWTPEDGKATGVRVDVLANRSLEHLGQVRLTVTPRWTGDLDLSALLDGAGAQGVNATSRAVDTAADTATVQLTTPGDDTRVAETQRLVAGPGTTVSARTAAQPSDDAATAGEKWTLPVTAGATYTVTKYVGIATSDDPGDPAATAAATVRDAVREGWSKLTARHDADWAALWRPNILAAGDTDLQADIDMSFYTLYSSLRAGSSWSIPPAGLTSQDYNGDIFWDADTWMFPSLLAFHPELARSIVMFRSRTRAQAEADARSNGYAGGIWAWDNGPGGVCGDLGHPMCVTFEDHLEGDIALAQWQYYQATGDTEWLRDHGYPVLRDVAAFWASRATKGADGRYHIDGVTGPDEYHEHVDDNATTNAGAVLALRNAAAAAAVLHQRPDPAWATIADGIAVPTDADGSHPEYAGYTDQTVKQADTVMLAYPLGYVTDPSSAAADLDRYMPVTDVNGPAMTDSVESVVAAQIQQPGCLDYTLFENSYQPYVKGPFRQFSETQGDVPLQGGGTGPAFTFATGAGGFLQTFLNGFGGIRWNSDGLALAPTLPPQLASGVTLAGIQYRGSRLDVRIGARTTTVALTSGRAVTVRTPDGAERLTRGRPLSLPTARPDRAATDDLARCQTASAASAQPAMPPAGAVDGNDTTTWTASAGSSSLQVALSGRSLTDHLRVRWGTGRPDTYTVEVQDGSGTTWHQVDQGAVPALGDLVARWSRTEATAVRLSFDGAVPASVATLSVPRAQAADLTAVLTAEGTSPGRTATVHLALTSVGGTDARRVESRLRVPDGWQVSADPGPVTIARDGHADLGWTVTPPAGQATTAARLTATTSWDGTAGRDTQTAATVLPVVTPSPLGSTVEAEDGALSGGAQVASDHGGYTGGGFVAGWYTGASDTVAVDVPAAGPRAVTIRYANSLGGQRPPLENVTRTITLTAGGADQQVELPVTGGWETWSTVTVPVDLPAGDDPISLTVGSADSGSVNIDSLAVD; encoded by the coding sequence ATGCGCAGAGCCGGCCGAGCCGCGGCGATCGCCGCCGCGCTGATCGCGACGGCGGCCACCTCCAGCACGGCGGCCGCGGCCGGCCAGCCCCCGACCGGGGCCGGGCCGCCCCACGGCCCCACGGCCACCGGCGACCCGTGGACGCTGACCAGCAACTCCTACGCGGCCCAGGACATCACCAGGACGCCCTTCGTCGGCAACGGCTACCTGGGCGAGCGCCTGCCCGCCGTCGGCCAGGGCTACCAGGGCGACCTCGGGCCGGCCGGCTACCAGTTGGACCAGCAGCCCAAGCAGCGGCTGACCACCTCCATGGTCGCCGGCGTCTACGACAAGGGCCTGACCTCCTCCGTGCCCGGCATGGAGTACATGGCCTCGCTCCCCACCTGGACCACGATGGCCCTCGGCGTGGACGGCCACACCCTGGACGCCGCCGTGCCGCAGGACCGGATCAGCGGCTACCGGCAGCGCCTGGACCTCGCGCACGGCGCCGTCGACACCTCGATGACCTGGACACCCGAGGACGGCAAGGCCACCGGCGTACGCGTCGACGTGCTCGCCAACCGCTCGCTCGAACACCTCGGGCAGGTCCGCCTCACCGTCACCCCGCGGTGGACCGGGGACCTGGACCTGTCCGCGCTCCTGGACGGCGCCGGCGCCCAGGGTGTCAACGCCACCTCCCGTGCCGTGGACACCGCCGCGGACACCGCGACCGTCCAGCTCACCACGCCGGGCGACGACACCCGCGTCGCGGAGACGCAGCGGCTCGTGGCCGGCCCGGGCACGACGGTCTCCGCCCGCACCGCCGCGCAGCCCTCGGACGACGCGGCCACCGCGGGCGAGAAGTGGACGCTGCCCGTCACCGCGGGCGCCACCTACACGGTGACCAAGTACGTCGGGATCGCGACCTCCGACGATCCCGGTGACCCGGCTGCCACCGCGGCCGCCACCGTCCGGGACGCGGTCCGCGAGGGCTGGTCGAAGCTCACCGCGCGGCACGACGCGGACTGGGCCGCGCTGTGGAGGCCCAACATCCTGGCGGCCGGTGACACCGACCTGCAGGCCGACATCGACATGTCGTTCTACACGCTGTACTCCAGCCTGCGCGCCGGCAGTTCGTGGAGCATCCCGCCCGCCGGCCTGACCAGCCAGGACTACAACGGCGACATCTTCTGGGACGCGGACACCTGGATGTTCCCGTCGCTGCTCGCCTTCCATCCCGAACTCGCCAGGTCCATCGTGATGTTCCGCTCGCGGACCCGGGCACAGGCCGAGGCCGACGCGCGGAGCAACGGCTACGCCGGAGGGATCTGGGCCTGGGACAACGGGCCCGGCGGCGTCTGCGGCGACCTCGGCCACCCGATGTGCGTCACCTTCGAGGACCACCTGGAGGGCGACATCGCGCTCGCGCAGTGGCAGTACTACCAGGCCACCGGGGACACCGAGTGGCTCAGGGACCACGGCTACCCCGTGTTGAGGGACGTCGCCGCGTTCTGGGCGAGCCGGGCCACGAAGGGAGCGGACGGCCGCTACCACATCGACGGCGTCACCGGCCCCGACGAGTACCACGAGCACGTCGACGACAACGCCACCACCAACGCGGGCGCCGTTCTCGCCCTGAGGAACGCCGCGGCCGCGGCCGCCGTGCTGCACCAGAGGCCGGACCCGGCGTGGGCGACGATCGCCGACGGCATCGCGGTGCCCACGGACGCCGACGGCAGCCACCCCGAGTACGCCGGCTACACCGACCAGACCGTCAAACAGGCCGACACGGTCATGCTCGCCTACCCGCTGGGCTACGTCACCGACCCGTCGTCGGCCGCGGCGGACCTCGACCGCTACATGCCGGTCACCGACGTCAACGGCCCGGCCATGACGGACTCGGTGGAGTCGGTGGTCGCCGCGCAGATCCAGCAGCCCGGCTGCCTGGACTACACGCTGTTCGAGAACTCCTACCAGCCCTACGTGAAGGGGCCGTTCCGCCAGTTCTCCGAGACCCAGGGCGACGTGCCGCTCCAAGGGGGCGGCACCGGACCGGCGTTCACCTTCGCCACCGGAGCCGGCGGCTTCCTCCAGACCTTCCTCAACGGCTTCGGCGGCATCCGGTGGAACAGCGACGGCCTGGCGCTGGCACCCACCCTTCCCCCGCAGCTCGCTTCCGGTGTCACGCTGGCCGGAATCCAGTACCGCGGCAGCCGGCTGGACGTGCGCATCGGTGCGAGGACCACCACGGTGGCTCTCACGTCGGGCCGGGCCGTCACCGTCCGCACGCCCGACGGTGCCGAGCGCCTCACCCGCGGCCGGCCGCTGTCCCTTCCGACCGCGCGTCCCGACCGGGCCGCCACCGACGACCTCGCCCGCTGCCAGACGGCATCGGCCGCGTCCGCGCAACCCGCGATGCCCCCCGCCGGCGCCGTGGACGGCAACGACACCACCACGTGGACGGCTTCGGCCGGCTCCTCGTCCCTCCAGGTCGCCCTGTCCGGCCGCAGCCTCACCGACCACCTCCGTGTGCGGTGGGGCACCGGGCGCCCGGACACGTACACCGTCGAGGTCCAGGACGGCTCGGGCACGACCTGGCACCAGGTGGACCAGGGCGCCGTTCCGGCGCTGGGCGACCTCGTGGCGCGGTGGAGCCGGACCGAGGCCACCGCGGTGCGCCTGTCGTTCGACGGCGCGGTGCCCGCGTCGGTCGCCACGCTGTCCGTGCCCCGGGCGCAGGCGGCCGACCTCACCGCGGTGCTGACGGCCGAGGGCACCTCGCCCGGAAGGACCGCCACCGTGCACCTGGCCCTCACCTCCGTCGGCGGCACCGACGCACGCCGCGTGGAGAGCAGGCTGCGCGTGCCGGACGGCTGGCAGGTCAGCGCTGACCCCGGTCCGGTCACCATCGCCAGGGACGGCCACGCCGACCTCGGATGGACGGTCACCCCGCCCGCGGGGCAGGCGACCACGGCCGCCCGGCTCACCGCCACCACCAGTTGGGACGGCACCGCCGGACGGGACACGCAGACGGCCGCCACGGTCCTCCCGGTCGTGACGCCGTCGCCGCTGGGCTCGACCGTCGAAGCCGAGGACGGCGCGCTCAGCGGTGGCGCGCAGGTGGCGAGCGATCACGGCGGCTACACCGGCGGCGGCTTCGTGGCCGGCTGGTACACCGGGGCCTCCGACACCGTCGCGGTGGATGTTCCGGCCGCCGGCCCCCGCGCCGTCACCATCCGCTACGCCAACTCCCTCGGGGGTCAGCGCCCGCCGCTGGAGAACGTCACCCGGACGATCACCCTCACGGCCGGGGGAGCTGATCAGCAGGTGGAGCTGCCGGTCACCGGTGGCTGGGAGACCTGGTCGACGGTCACCGTTCCCGTCGACCTGCCGGCCGGGGACGACCCGATCTCCCTGACGGTCGGCTCCGCCGACTCCGGCAGCGTCAA